A genome region from Macaca nemestrina isolate mMacNem1 chromosome 20, mMacNem.hap1, whole genome shotgun sequence includes the following:
- the LOC105488131 gene encoding zinc finger and SCAN domain-containing protein 5A isoform X1 — MIVRPPQPRETPQESRNVPSATSCWRQASHSPAQMQGDGNPTPPLDEDVTRLNRSDMAANCTSSWRQREPCNRPGLELPRSMASSETQLGNHDMDPEISHVNFRMFSCPKESDPIQALRKLTELCHLWLRPDLHTKEQILDMLVMEQFMISMPQELQVLVMMNGVQSCKDLEDLLRNNRRPKKWSVVTFHGKEYIVQDSDVEMAEGPASVRDDPRDMSSQRASSVNQTRPGEGQARRELQTLPRVPALFRRQGEDYLLHKSIDVKGDPKSPGPKLTLEKDLKENREENPGLTSPEPQLPKHPTDLVRAKEEKEPPKIAAVENVDADTPSACVVEREASTHSGNRGDTPNLRGPKRSKRDASSISQEEPQGEATPVGNRESPGQAGMNSIHSPGPASPVSHPDSQEAKALPPFACDVCDKRFTCNSKLVIHKRSHTGERLFQCNLCGKRFMQLISLQFHQRTHTGERPYTCDVCQKQFTQKSYLKCHKRSHTGEKPFECKDCKKVFTYRGSLKEHQRTHSGEKPYKCSKCPRAFGRLKLLRRHQKTHPEATSH, encoded by the exons ATATGGCTGCAAATTGCACATCCTCATGGCGTCAGAGAGAACCCTGCAACAGACCTGGGTTGGAGCTGCCACGGTCTATGGCATCCTCAGAAACTCAACTTGGAAATCACGACATGGACCCTGAGATTTCTCACGTGAACTTCAGGATGTTCAGCTGCCCGAAGGAGTCGGACCCCATCCAGGCTCTGAGGAAACTCACTGAGCTGTGCCATCTGTGGCTGAGGCCCGACCTCCACACCAAAGAGCAGATCCTGGACATGCTGGTGATGGAGCAGTTCATGATCTCCATGCCCCAGGAGCTCCAGGTCTTAGTCATGATGAACGGCGTGCAGAGCTGCAAAGACCTGGAGGACCTGCTGCGAAATAACAGAAGACCCAAGAAATGG TCTGTAGTCACCTTCCACGGAAAGGAATATATTGTACAGGACTCAGATGTTGAGATGGCTGAAGGCCCTGCCAGTGTCAGGGATGATCCGAGGGACATGTCCAGCCAGCGGGCCTCCTCTGTGAACCAGACGCGTCCGGGGGAAGGCCAGGCCCGCCGAGAGCTGCAGACCCTGCCCAGGGTCCCTGCACTGTTCAGGAGGCAG GGAGAGGACTATCTGCTACACAAGAGTATTGACGTAAAAGGTGACCCAAAGTCTCCGGGACCCAAGCTGACCTTGGAGAAGGATCTGAAGGAAAACAGGGAAGAGAACCCAGGACTTACATCCCCagagcctcagcttccaaagCATCCCA CAGATCTGGTGAGagcaaaggaggagaaggaaccCCCAAAAATAGCCGCTGTGGAAAATGTGGATGCCGACACACCTTCTGCCTGCGTTGTGGAGAGAGAAGCTTCGACTCACAGTGGGAACAGAGGAGACACTCCGAATCTCAGAGGTCCCAAAAGAAGCAAACGGGACGCCTCCTCCATTTCCCAAGAAGAACCTCAAGGAGAAGCCACACCTGTGGGCAACAGAGAATCCCCGGGACAAGCTGGGATGAATTCAATTCATTCCCCAGGCCCTGCGAGCCCAGTCAGTCACCCCGATAGCCAAGAAGCCAAGGCACTGCCGCCCTTTGCATGTGACGTGTGCGATAAGAGGTTTACCTGTAATTCCAAGCTAGTCATCCACAAGAGATCACACACAGGAGAGAGACTCTTTCAATGTAATCTCTGTGGGAAGCGTTTCATGCAGCTCATTAGCCTCCAATTTCACCAGCGAACCCACACCGGCGAGAGGCCCTACACGTGTGACGTCTGCCAGAAGCAGTTCACCCAGAAGTCCTACCTGAAGTGTCACAAGAGAAGCCACACAGGGGAGAAGCCCTTCGAATGTAAAGACTGCAAGAAGGTTTTCACCTACAGGGGGAGCCTGAAGGAGCACCAGCGCACCCACTCcggagagaaaccctataaatgcTCCAAGTGTCCAAGAGCCTTCGGTCGGCTGAAATTGTTAAGACGCCACCAGAAAACACATCCAGAAGCCACTTCTCATTGA
- the LOC105488131 gene encoding zinc finger and SCAN domain-containing protein 5A isoform X3, protein MAANCTSSWRQREPCNRPGLELPRSMASSETQLGNHDMDPEISHVNFRMFSCPKESDPIQALRKLTELCHLWLRPDLHTKEQILDMLVMEQFMISMPQELQVLVMMNGVQSCKDLEDLLRNNRRPKKWSVVTFHGKEYIVQDSDVEMAEGPASVRDDPRDMSSQRASSVNQTRPGEGQARRELQTLPRVPALFRRQGEDYLLHKSIDVKGDPKSPGPKLTLEKDLKENREENPGLTSPEPQLPKHPTDLVRAKEEKEPPKIAAVENVDADTPSACVVEREASTHSGNRGDTPNLRGPKRSKRDASSISQEEPQGEATPVGNRESPGQAGMNSIHSPGPASPVSHPDSQEAKALPPFACDVCDKRFTCNSKLVIHKRSHTGERLFQCNLCGKRFMQLISLQFHQRTHTGERPYTCDVCQKQFTQKSYLKCHKRSHTGEKPFECKDCKKVFTYRGSLKEHQRTHSGEKPYKCSKCPRAFGRLKLLRRHQKTHPEATSH, encoded by the exons ATGGCTGCAAATTGCACATCCTCATGGCGTCAGAGAGAACCCTGCAACAGACCTGGGTTGGAGCTGCCACGGTCTATGGCATCCTCAGAAACTCAACTTGGAAATCACGACATGGACCCTGAGATTTCTCACGTGAACTTCAGGATGTTCAGCTGCCCGAAGGAGTCGGACCCCATCCAGGCTCTGAGGAAACTCACTGAGCTGTGCCATCTGTGGCTGAGGCCCGACCTCCACACCAAAGAGCAGATCCTGGACATGCTGGTGATGGAGCAGTTCATGATCTCCATGCCCCAGGAGCTCCAGGTCTTAGTCATGATGAACGGCGTGCAGAGCTGCAAAGACCTGGAGGACCTGCTGCGAAATAACAGAAGACCCAAGAAATGG TCTGTAGTCACCTTCCACGGAAAGGAATATATTGTACAGGACTCAGATGTTGAGATGGCTGAAGGCCCTGCCAGTGTCAGGGATGATCCGAGGGACATGTCCAGCCAGCGGGCCTCCTCTGTGAACCAGACGCGTCCGGGGGAAGGCCAGGCCCGCCGAGAGCTGCAGACCCTGCCCAGGGTCCCTGCACTGTTCAGGAGGCAG GGAGAGGACTATCTGCTACACAAGAGTATTGACGTAAAAGGTGACCCAAAGTCTCCGGGACCCAAGCTGACCTTGGAGAAGGATCTGAAGGAAAACAGGGAAGAGAACCCAGGACTTACATCCCCagagcctcagcttccaaagCATCCCA CAGATCTGGTGAGagcaaaggaggagaaggaaccCCCAAAAATAGCCGCTGTGGAAAATGTGGATGCCGACACACCTTCTGCCTGCGTTGTGGAGAGAGAAGCTTCGACTCACAGTGGGAACAGAGGAGACACTCCGAATCTCAGAGGTCCCAAAAGAAGCAAACGGGACGCCTCCTCCATTTCCCAAGAAGAACCTCAAGGAGAAGCCACACCTGTGGGCAACAGAGAATCCCCGGGACAAGCTGGGATGAATTCAATTCATTCCCCAGGCCCTGCGAGCCCAGTCAGTCACCCCGATAGCCAAGAAGCCAAGGCACTGCCGCCCTTTGCATGTGACGTGTGCGATAAGAGGTTTACCTGTAATTCCAAGCTAGTCATCCACAAGAGATCACACACAGGAGAGAGACTCTTTCAATGTAATCTCTGTGGGAAGCGTTTCATGCAGCTCATTAGCCTCCAATTTCACCAGCGAACCCACACCGGCGAGAGGCCCTACACGTGTGACGTCTGCCAGAAGCAGTTCACCCAGAAGTCCTACCTGAAGTGTCACAAGAGAAGCCACACAGGGGAGAAGCCCTTCGAATGTAAAGACTGCAAGAAGGTTTTCACCTACAGGGGGAGCCTGAAGGAGCACCAGCGCACCCACTCcggagagaaaccctataaatgcTCCAAGTGTCCAAGAGCCTTCGGTCGGCTGAAATTGTTAAGACGCCACCAGAAAACACATCCAGAAGCCACTTCTCATTGA
- the LOC105488131 gene encoding zinc finger and SCAN domain-containing protein 5A isoform X2 → MIVRPPQPRETPQESRNVPSATSCWRQASHSPAQMQGDGNPTPPLDEDVTRLNRSDMAANCTSSWRQREPCNRPGLELPRSMASSETQLGNHDMDPEISHVNFRMFSCPKESDPIQALRKLTELCHLWLRPDLHTKEQILDMLVMEQFMISMPQELQVLVMMNGVQSCKDLEDLLRNNRRPKKWSVVTFHGKEYIVQDSDVEMAEGPASVRDDPRDMSSQRASSVNQTRPGEGQARRELQTLPRVPALFRRQGEDYLLHKSIDVKGDPKSPGPKLTLEKDLKENREENPGLTSPEPQLPKHPNLVRAKEEKEPPKIAAVENVDADTPSACVVEREASTHSGNRGDTPNLRGPKRSKRDASSISQEEPQGEATPVGNRESPGQAGMNSIHSPGPASPVSHPDSQEAKALPPFACDVCDKRFTCNSKLVIHKRSHTGERLFQCNLCGKRFMQLISLQFHQRTHTGERPYTCDVCQKQFTQKSYLKCHKRSHTGEKPFECKDCKKVFTYRGSLKEHQRTHSGEKPYKCSKCPRAFGRLKLLRRHQKTHPEATSH, encoded by the exons ATATGGCTGCAAATTGCACATCCTCATGGCGTCAGAGAGAACCCTGCAACAGACCTGGGTTGGAGCTGCCACGGTCTATGGCATCCTCAGAAACTCAACTTGGAAATCACGACATGGACCCTGAGATTTCTCACGTGAACTTCAGGATGTTCAGCTGCCCGAAGGAGTCGGACCCCATCCAGGCTCTGAGGAAACTCACTGAGCTGTGCCATCTGTGGCTGAGGCCCGACCTCCACACCAAAGAGCAGATCCTGGACATGCTGGTGATGGAGCAGTTCATGATCTCCATGCCCCAGGAGCTCCAGGTCTTAGTCATGATGAACGGCGTGCAGAGCTGCAAAGACCTGGAGGACCTGCTGCGAAATAACAGAAGACCCAAGAAATGG TCTGTAGTCACCTTCCACGGAAAGGAATATATTGTACAGGACTCAGATGTTGAGATGGCTGAAGGCCCTGCCAGTGTCAGGGATGATCCGAGGGACATGTCCAGCCAGCGGGCCTCCTCTGTGAACCAGACGCGTCCGGGGGAAGGCCAGGCCCGCCGAGAGCTGCAGACCCTGCCCAGGGTCCCTGCACTGTTCAGGAGGCAG GGAGAGGACTATCTGCTACACAAGAGTATTGACGTAAAAGGTGACCCAAAGTCTCCGGGACCCAAGCTGACCTTGGAGAAGGATCTGAAGGAAAACAGGGAAGAGAACCCAGGACTTACATCCCCagagcctcagcttccaaagCATCCCA ATCTGGTGAGagcaaaggaggagaaggaaccCCCAAAAATAGCCGCTGTGGAAAATGTGGATGCCGACACACCTTCTGCCTGCGTTGTGGAGAGAGAAGCTTCGACTCACAGTGGGAACAGAGGAGACACTCCGAATCTCAGAGGTCCCAAAAGAAGCAAACGGGACGCCTCCTCCATTTCCCAAGAAGAACCTCAAGGAGAAGCCACACCTGTGGGCAACAGAGAATCCCCGGGACAAGCTGGGATGAATTCAATTCATTCCCCAGGCCCTGCGAGCCCAGTCAGTCACCCCGATAGCCAAGAAGCCAAGGCACTGCCGCCCTTTGCATGTGACGTGTGCGATAAGAGGTTTACCTGTAATTCCAAGCTAGTCATCCACAAGAGATCACACACAGGAGAGAGACTCTTTCAATGTAATCTCTGTGGGAAGCGTTTCATGCAGCTCATTAGCCTCCAATTTCACCAGCGAACCCACACCGGCGAGAGGCCCTACACGTGTGACGTCTGCCAGAAGCAGTTCACCCAGAAGTCCTACCTGAAGTGTCACAAGAGAAGCCACACAGGGGAGAAGCCCTTCGAATGTAAAGACTGCAAGAAGGTTTTCACCTACAGGGGGAGCCTGAAGGAGCACCAGCGCACCCACTCcggagagaaaccctataaatgcTCCAAGTGTCCAAGAGCCTTCGGTCGGCTGAAATTGTTAAGACGCCACCAGAAAACACATCCAGAAGCCACTTCTCATTGA
- the LOC105488131 gene encoding zinc finger and SCAN domain-containing protein 5A isoform X4 produces MAANCTSSWRQREPCNRPGLELPRSMASSETQLGNHDMDPEISHVNFRMFSCPKESDPIQALRKLTELCHLWLRPDLHTKEQILDMLVMEQFMISMPQELQVLVMMNGVQSCKDLEDLLRNNRRPKKWSVVTFHGKEYIVQDSDVEMAEGPASVRDDPRDMSSQRASSVNQTRPGEGQARRELQTLPRVPALFRRQGEDYLLHKSIDVKGDPKSPGPKLTLEKDLKENREENPGLTSPEPQLPKHPNLVRAKEEKEPPKIAAVENVDADTPSACVVEREASTHSGNRGDTPNLRGPKRSKRDASSISQEEPQGEATPVGNRESPGQAGMNSIHSPGPASPVSHPDSQEAKALPPFACDVCDKRFTCNSKLVIHKRSHTGERLFQCNLCGKRFMQLISLQFHQRTHTGERPYTCDVCQKQFTQKSYLKCHKRSHTGEKPFECKDCKKVFTYRGSLKEHQRTHSGEKPYKCSKCPRAFGRLKLLRRHQKTHPEATSH; encoded by the exons ATGGCTGCAAATTGCACATCCTCATGGCGTCAGAGAGAACCCTGCAACAGACCTGGGTTGGAGCTGCCACGGTCTATGGCATCCTCAGAAACTCAACTTGGAAATCACGACATGGACCCTGAGATTTCTCACGTGAACTTCAGGATGTTCAGCTGCCCGAAGGAGTCGGACCCCATCCAGGCTCTGAGGAAACTCACTGAGCTGTGCCATCTGTGGCTGAGGCCCGACCTCCACACCAAAGAGCAGATCCTGGACATGCTGGTGATGGAGCAGTTCATGATCTCCATGCCCCAGGAGCTCCAGGTCTTAGTCATGATGAACGGCGTGCAGAGCTGCAAAGACCTGGAGGACCTGCTGCGAAATAACAGAAGACCCAAGAAATGG TCTGTAGTCACCTTCCACGGAAAGGAATATATTGTACAGGACTCAGATGTTGAGATGGCTGAAGGCCCTGCCAGTGTCAGGGATGATCCGAGGGACATGTCCAGCCAGCGGGCCTCCTCTGTGAACCAGACGCGTCCGGGGGAAGGCCAGGCCCGCCGAGAGCTGCAGACCCTGCCCAGGGTCCCTGCACTGTTCAGGAGGCAG GGAGAGGACTATCTGCTACACAAGAGTATTGACGTAAAAGGTGACCCAAAGTCTCCGGGACCCAAGCTGACCTTGGAGAAGGATCTGAAGGAAAACAGGGAAGAGAACCCAGGACTTACATCCCCagagcctcagcttccaaagCATCCCA ATCTGGTGAGagcaaaggaggagaaggaaccCCCAAAAATAGCCGCTGTGGAAAATGTGGATGCCGACACACCTTCTGCCTGCGTTGTGGAGAGAGAAGCTTCGACTCACAGTGGGAACAGAGGAGACACTCCGAATCTCAGAGGTCCCAAAAGAAGCAAACGGGACGCCTCCTCCATTTCCCAAGAAGAACCTCAAGGAGAAGCCACACCTGTGGGCAACAGAGAATCCCCGGGACAAGCTGGGATGAATTCAATTCATTCCCCAGGCCCTGCGAGCCCAGTCAGTCACCCCGATAGCCAAGAAGCCAAGGCACTGCCGCCCTTTGCATGTGACGTGTGCGATAAGAGGTTTACCTGTAATTCCAAGCTAGTCATCCACAAGAGATCACACACAGGAGAGAGACTCTTTCAATGTAATCTCTGTGGGAAGCGTTTCATGCAGCTCATTAGCCTCCAATTTCACCAGCGAACCCACACCGGCGAGAGGCCCTACACGTGTGACGTCTGCCAGAAGCAGTTCACCCAGAAGTCCTACCTGAAGTGTCACAAGAGAAGCCACACAGGGGAGAAGCCCTTCGAATGTAAAGACTGCAAGAAGGTTTTCACCTACAGGGGGAGCCTGAAGGAGCACCAGCGCACCCACTCcggagagaaaccctataaatgcTCCAAGTGTCCAAGAGCCTTCGGTCGGCTGAAATTGTTAAGACGCCACCAGAAAACACATCCAGAAGCCACTTCTCATTGA